The following are encoded in a window of Mycobacterium decipiens genomic DNA:
- a CDS encoding GAP family protein yields MRKLLPVTGHWFSVLTGLVPLALVVALSPLSVIPAVLVLHTPRPRPSSLAFLVGWLFGLAAVTAVFVAASGVLGGLRKTPPAWASWLRVVLGSALIVFGVVRWLTRHRSTEMPGWMRTFTSFTPTRAGVVGAVLVVVRPEVLIICAAAGLAIGSGGHGAAGSWVYTAFFVALAASTVAIPILAYLAAGDRLDDSLERLKDWMEKNHAGMLAVILVVIGLLVLYNGLHAM; encoded by the coding sequence ATGCGAAAATTGCTGCCCGTGACAGGTCATTGGTTTTCCGTGCTAACCGGGCTGGTGCCGCTGGCGTTGGTCGTTGCGCTCTCGCCGTTGTCGGTCATCCCGGCCGTATTGGTCTTACACACGCCGCGGCCGCGGCCGAGCAGCCTGGCCTTCCTGGTCGGCTGGCTGTTCGGCTTGGCCGCGGTGACCGCCGTCTTCGTTGCGGCCTCCGGCGTACTCGGTGGGTTGCGTAAAACACCGCCGGCCTGGGCATCCTGGCTGCGAGTGGTCCTCGGGTCGGCGTTGATCGTGTTCGGCGTCGTCCGATGGCTGACCCGGCATCGCAGCACCGAAATGCCCGGCTGGATGCGCACCTTCACCAGCTTCACCCCGACCCGCGCGGGGGTGGTAGGTGCGGTGCTGGTGGTGGTAAGACCCGAGGTGCTGATCATCTGCGCGGCGGCCGGATTGGCCATCGGCAGCGGCGGGCACGGCGCCGCGGGCTCCTGGGTTTACACGGCATTCTTTGTCGCGCTGGCCGCATCCACCGTCGCCATCCCAATACTGGCGTACCTGGCTGCCGGTGACCGGCTCGACGATTCGCTGGAACGACTCAAAGACTGGATGGAAAAAAACCATGCGGGGATGCTCGCCGTCATCTTGGTCGTGATCGGTTTGCTGGTCCTCTACA
- a CDS encoding amidohydrolase family protein: MASRIHLGHIFHLADAPLVTHAAKALVSISEGALIVGDDGLIQFCGEAADVPWRFQSATVSDHRPGFLLPGFVDTHVHFPQTYAGAAYGGGQLPEWLTRCVYPAEARFADPAFAQPAAVEFCDRRIATGTTAAMVFGSAFPHAQDALFTETQRRGLRLVSGRGIQTAGPTAAAPLMTSEQDAIRLAREEIDKWHAADTGRVSTALLHVAVAPRYSLAVTPSTLKRLGDLYDSVRDRGVYFHSHLNENNRPGTGEVAATKQAYQVDSYLDTYDGKFLPGSAVGGSSMLGRRSILAHAVHCQDSELERMAETGTSISHCPISQQFLGSGTMPWLRTVESGVNIAAGTDFGGGDEWLIPQVVAAAYKVHISEPGTAGVCMHPAEMLFIATLGGARALDMEDRFGNFDVGKEADFVVVDPRRTPALNAALNHGVRSDDAEIARDQTLFGLLMGIRETSIAETYVQGRRLG, translated from the coding sequence GTGGCAAGTCGGATTCATCTTGGGCACATCTTTCACCTCGCCGACGCTCCACTGGTGACGCATGCCGCCAAGGCGCTGGTGTCGATTTCCGAAGGCGCTCTGATAGTTGGTGATGACGGCCTTATCCAATTCTGCGGAGAAGCGGCGGACGTCCCGTGGCGTTTCCAATCCGCGACCGTGTCGGATCACCGGCCCGGCTTTTTGCTTCCAGGCTTCGTCGACACCCACGTGCACTTCCCACAGACGTACGCGGGCGCCGCATACGGTGGGGGGCAGCTGCCGGAGTGGCTGACCCGGTGCGTGTACCCTGCGGAAGCCCGTTTCGCCGATCCGGCGTTCGCTCAGCCGGCGGCGGTCGAGTTCTGTGACCGACGCATCGCGACCGGAACCACCGCCGCCATGGTCTTCGGATCCGCGTTTCCCCATGCTCAAGATGCCTTGTTCACCGAAACGCAGCGCCGCGGACTACGCCTGGTCAGCGGGCGCGGCATCCAGACCGCAGGCCCAACGGCGGCCGCACCGTTGATGACGTCGGAGCAGGACGCCATCCGGCTGGCCCGCGAGGAAATCGACAAATGGCATGCGGCTGACACCGGCCGAGTGAGCACCGCACTACTGCACGTCGCGGTCGCCCCGCGATATTCGCTAGCGGTGACCCCATCGACCTTGAAAAGGCTTGGCGATCTGTATGACTCAGTGCGAGATCGCGGTGTTTACTTCCACAGCCACCTCAACGAGAACAATCGGCCGGGCACCGGCGAGGTGGCTGCAACCAAACAGGCATACCAAGTCGACTCATATCTGGACACCTACGACGGCAAGTTCCTGCCCGGGTCGGCGGTCGGCGGTTCAAGCATGCTCGGCCGGCGCAGCATATTGGCGCATGCGGTGCACTGTCAGGACTCCGAACTCGAGCGAATGGCCGAGACCGGCACCTCCATCTCGCACTGCCCGATCTCCCAGCAGTTCCTGGGCTCGGGCACCATGCCGTGGCTGCGGACGGTGGAGTCCGGTGTAAACATCGCCGCCGGAACGGATTTCGGTGGCGGAGATGAGTGGCTTATCCCGCAGGTCGTCGCCGCTGCGTACAAGGTGCACATCTCGGAACCGGGCACCGCCGGTGTTTGTATGCATCCGGCCGAAATGCTGTTTATCGCGACACTCGGCGGCGCGCGCGCACTCGACATGGAGGATCGGTTCGGCAACTTCGATGTTGGCAAGGAGGCGGACTTCGTCGTAGTTGACCCGAGACGCACCCCGGCACTCAACGCCGCGCTGAACCACGGCGTGCGCTCAGACGATGCCGAAATTGCCCGTGACCAGACGCTGTTCGGGTTGTTGATGGGAATCCGCGAGACGTCCATCGCCGAAACGTATGTGCAAGGGCGCCGGCTTGGGTGA
- a CDS encoding integrase, producing MRRYISGSAGAAAAGLVAAVQIWGAAPNSPVSEVSLTDASKSMCGANVVCPGAPAPDGGDQASAEQRIIDGYIAKQVGCTPDLSPNPQSITWDPPGFTPNAGGSGEVNDADPRLGGHFLADYVNGRWHIDYMYC from the coding sequence ATGCGCAGGTACATCAGCGGAAGTGCCGGCGCTGCTGCGGCCGGACTGGTCGCGGCGGTGCAGATATGGGGCGCCGCACCGAACTCACCGGTGAGCGAAGTCTCGCTCACCGACGCGAGCAAAAGCATGTGCGGTGCAAATGTCGTGTGCCCTGGCGCTCCGGCCCCCGACGGCGGTGACCAAGCCAGCGCGGAGCAGCGGATCATCGACGGCTACATCGCCAAGCAGGTCGGCTGCACACCCGACTTGTCACCCAACCCACAGTCGATCACCTGGGATCCCCCCGGCTTCACACCGAATGCCGGCGGCTCAGGAGAAGTCAACGACGCCGACCCGCGACTGGGTGGCCACTTCCTCGCCGACTACGTCAACGGCCGCTGGCACATCGACTACATGTACTGCTGA
- a CDS encoding DUF2510 domain-containing protein: MEHHVATSPPAGWYSDPDGCAGQRYWDGDDWTRHRRPDPCAPRLPLGVFADRLRRWWLRMPVGLRLTLPAVLVLIMVGVAVYAWVRPARDDWSQLPKRLSCQLRLGPKPPATISVAAVDVSHPRGDVLRLVVRFAEPLPPSPSGSLGSGFAGYLLTYTIANNGAEFVELGPQEDTDDLAIRKPAASNNAEPNMRPDRDTNARRTAPDTVEINLAVKRLGLDQPPVDPQLTLAARFSTPSTVTVDFASQFCQGEPVPG, from the coding sequence ATGGAGCACCACGTGGCCACTTCGCCGCCGGCAGGATGGTATTCCGATCCCGACGGTTGCGCGGGGCAACGATATTGGGACGGTGACGACTGGACCAGACATCGTCGGCCCGATCCCTGTGCACCACGATTGCCGCTGGGCGTGTTCGCCGATCGTCTCCGGCGCTGGTGGCTAAGGATGCCGGTCGGCCTGCGGTTGACACTTCCCGCCGTGCTGGTGTTGATCATGGTCGGTGTCGCGGTCTACGCGTGGGTCAGGCCGGCGCGGGACGACTGGTCGCAGCTGCCGAAGCGACTGAGCTGCCAGTTGCGGCTCGGGCCGAAACCGCCCGCGACCATTTCCGTGGCCGCCGTGGACGTCTCGCATCCCCGGGGCGATGTCCTACGGCTGGTAGTTCGATTCGCCGAGCCGCTGCCGCCGTCGCCATCGGGTTCGCTCGGGTCTGGCTTTGCCGGTTACCTCTTGACGTACACCATCGCCAACAACGGGGCAGAGTTCGTCGAGCTGGGCCCGCAAGAGGATACCGACGACCTTGCGATCAGAAAGCCCGCCGCGAGCAACAACGCCGAGCCGAACATGCGGCCGGACCGGGACACCAATGCTCGCAGAACTGCGCCCGACACCGTGGAGATCAACCTCGCGGTAAAGCGACTGGGGCTCGATCAACCACCGGTGGATCCGCAGCTCACCCTCGCAGCTCGGTTCAGCACGCCGTCGACCGTGACGGTGGATTTCGCGTCGCAGTTCTGTCAGGGCGAGCCTGTGCCGGGCTGA
- a CDS encoding LppP/LprE family lipoprotein produces MSHEIDPDWPPPAYQPSDDVDTTPPAQRRSRRTVWLVASLVLACVAAAVIAYAGMHRARPRAVPTPPPTTAVSPRPTSPAADAPAAPCGPDEAAAVRAALAQLPPDSKTGRSWNSTPEDSNYDPCVDLSAVLVTVQDATNSSPDQALMFHRGKFVGTATPSAYPFTSLIGPASTNDIVVLSYRTLQSCDGCQDGILTIVGFAWQGDHVQILDPLPEVFDSPP; encoded by the coding sequence GTGTCTCACGAGATTGATCCCGACTGGCCTCCGCCGGCATACCAGCCGTCCGACGACGTCGATACGACGCCTCCTGCCCAACGCCGGTCTCGGCGCACCGTGTGGCTGGTGGCGTCGCTGGTTCTGGCCTGCGTCGCTGCCGCGGTCATTGCATACGCGGGCATGCACCGGGCCCGGCCACGCGCGGTCCCAACGCCCCCGCCAACGACCGCCGTCTCGCCGCGCCCCACTTCCCCGGCAGCCGACGCACCAGCGGCGCCGTGTGGCCCGGATGAAGCAGCGGCCGTACGCGCTGCGCTCGCCCAGCTTCCGCCCGATTCCAAAACCGGCAGGTCCTGGAATAGCACACCGGAGGACAGCAATTACGACCCGTGCGTCGACCTGTCCGCGGTGCTGGTGACGGTGCAAGACGCCACCAACAGTTCCCCCGACCAGGCGCTGATGTTTCATCGGGGAAAGTTCGTCGGAACCGCAACGCCGAGCGCCTACCCATTCACCAGCTTGATCGGTCCGGCCTCCACGAACGACATCGTGGTCCTGAGCTATCGGACGCTGCAGAGCTGTGACGGCTGCCAAGACGGCATCTTGACGATCGTGGGGTTTGCTTGGCAGGGCGACCACGTGCAGATCCTGGACCCGCTGCCGGAGGTGTTCGACTCGCCGCCGTAG